A genomic segment from Lignipirellula cremea encodes:
- a CDS encoding phenylacetate--CoA ligase family protein, producing MSVDSSSTADIAAKAAAARERLDQHAYEIVQWHFHESTGCPFWLQKKKELKFDPLTEVKNYDDIKKFPNFEDDWLREGSVRNWVPQAFADKPVYVFETGGTTGQPKRRIVIDDFRTDYEMFSETLPDEYFPRGANWLMLGPSGPRRLRLAVEHLCQHRGGICFCIDLDPRWVVKLIKTGQMDQLEAYKKHCTDQAITILESENNVQCMFATPKLLDSLADALEDKGSSIPQAGITGIFSGGTEFTPQWTRYCVEELFGGPPEKSGVYMTPTYGNTLMGLACSSPVTAADKYKISYYAPQPRAVTEVVSFDDSNEKVGVGETGRVKLTTLTKEFFVPGFLERDEGEREAACAMYPWDGVSGVRPYHEFASSTTVGVY from the coding sequence ATGAGTGTCGATTCTTCCTCGACGGCCGACATTGCCGCCAAAGCAGCAGCGGCGCGTGAGCGACTAGATCAACACGCCTACGAGATTGTGCAGTGGCACTTTCACGAGTCGACCGGTTGCCCGTTCTGGCTTCAAAAAAAGAAGGAATTGAAGTTCGATCCACTCACGGAAGTGAAAAACTACGACGACATTAAAAAATTCCCCAATTTTGAAGACGACTGGCTCCGTGAGGGCTCGGTTCGGAATTGGGTTCCGCAGGCTTTTGCCGACAAACCCGTTTATGTCTTTGAAACGGGCGGCACCACGGGCCAGCCGAAACGTCGTATTGTGATCGACGATTTCCGCACCGACTATGAAATGTTCAGCGAAACGCTCCCCGACGAGTACTTCCCGCGGGGCGCCAACTGGCTGATGCTGGGGCCGTCGGGTCCGCGTCGCCTGCGTCTGGCGGTGGAGCATTTGTGCCAGCATCGCGGCGGCATCTGTTTTTGTATCGACCTCGATCCGCGGTGGGTCGTCAAGTTGATCAAAACGGGCCAGATGGATCAGCTGGAAGCGTACAAAAAGCATTGCACCGATCAGGCGATCACCATTCTCGAATCCGAGAATAACGTGCAGTGCATGTTCGCCACCCCCAAACTGCTCGACTCCCTGGCCGACGCGCTCGAGGATAAAGGCAGCAGCATCCCGCAGGCCGGCATCACCGGGATTTTCTCCGGCGGCACCGAGTTCACTCCCCAGTGGACCCGTTACTGCGTGGAAGAGCTCTTCGGCGGACCGCCGGAAAAAAGCGGCGTGTACATGACGCCGACCTACGGCAATACGCTGATGGGACTCGCCTGCAGCAGCCCTGTTACGGCGGCTGACAAATACAAGATTTCGTACTACGCTCCGCAACCGCGGGCCGTGACCGAAGTCGTTTCGTTCGACGACAGCAATGAGAAAGTCGGCGTGGGCGAAACGGGCCGCGTGAAACTGACCACGCTGACCAAAGAGTTCTTCGTGCCCGGCTTCCTGGAACGGGACGAAGGCGAACGCGAAGCGGCCTGTGCCATGTACCCCTGGGACGGGGTTAGCGGCGTGCGACCGTACCATGAGTTTGCCTCGTCGACCACCGTCGGCGTGTACTAA
- a CDS encoding cyclic nucleotide-binding domain-containing protein: MANKIPSDASQLRLRPGDQLLDAPELKSLELVGRLADPGIVDRAPPRAALRRYRPGDLLCRQGETAATAFYLLTASDVATLRERQLKRRRSVADDSELQGDLDWARQRIADTAPPPGRQLAAAVLLDQRQEQEPPGFFSKLMGASSAAAKRPAAIPIDAPSDIDAATGVGPLYEGDLFGERSCLQQTPRSASVVATTDCLALEFLGGFLKTLRSDAGFRRRQDESYRTRLLASHLRRADLFAGLDAAALDRIAASAEMVSVEPGRILGEEGAAADSLYVVRNGDVQAIADASLVIREDDISDWTAFCRELLVDSQTPGEGSP, encoded by the coding sequence ATGGCGAACAAGATCCCCTCCGACGCATCCCAGTTGCGACTGCGGCCAGGCGACCAGTTGCTGGACGCGCCGGAGCTGAAATCGCTGGAACTGGTCGGCCGTCTGGCCGATCCGGGCATCGTCGATCGTGCGCCCCCGCGCGCGGCTTTAAGGCGTTATCGACCCGGCGACCTGCTTTGCCGCCAGGGAGAAACAGCGGCGACGGCGTTCTATCTGTTGACCGCCAGCGATGTAGCCACGCTACGGGAACGCCAGCTGAAACGGCGTCGCTCGGTCGCTGATGACTCGGAACTGCAGGGGGATCTGGACTGGGCCAGGCAGCGCATCGCCGACACGGCGCCGCCCCCTGGACGGCAACTGGCCGCCGCCGTGCTGCTGGACCAGCGACAGGAACAGGAACCGCCTGGCTTTTTTTCCAAACTGATGGGAGCCAGCTCCGCCGCAGCAAAGCGGCCGGCCGCCATCCCGATCGATGCCCCTTCTGATATCGACGCAGCGACCGGAGTCGGACCGTTGTACGAAGGCGACCTGTTTGGCGAACGCAGCTGCCTGCAGCAAACGCCCCGCTCCGCCTCGGTGGTCGCCACCACGGACTGCCTGGCCCTGGAGTTCCTGGGCGGCTTTTTGAAAACGCTCCGCAGCGACGCCGGGTTTCGACGTCGGCAGGACGAATCGTATCGCACGCGACTGCTGGCCAGCCATCTGCGACGCGCCGACCTGTTCGCCGGCCTGGACGCCGCGGCCCTGGATCGGATCGCCGCGTCGGCGGAGATGGTCTCGGTGGAGCCCGGCCGCATCCTGGGCGAAGAGGGCGCCGCCGCTGACAGTCTGTACGTGGTCCGCAACGGCGACGTCCAGGCGATTGCCGACGCTTCGCTGGTCATCCGCGAAGACGACATATCTGACTGGACCGCATTTTGCCGCGAGCTGCTGGTCGACAGCCAAACGCCCGGCGAGGGTTCGCCTTGA
- a CDS encoding putative ABC transporter permease subunit, whose protein sequence is MATADPQLTPMADEARAFWRIRRQALAAVVRQGMQTARLRIVVFLLVSAVFWVGLYILFFEGFHFLVTELGHEGARAQAVSGVFNVFFLALLVMLTFSSGIILYSTLYRSEEVAFLLTTPARPERILLHKLQEAILFSSWGFLLLGTPLLIAYGTASGAPWYYHVMLLPFMISFVIIPTSLGAIGCMLLVRLMPAARMHAMLAVGLTLIVLGAGGVYWMAGAFQQGVMTPEWFQEMIHRLRYAEQRMLPSWWLSSGLLEAASNHWPDSFFDSLKFLGVLLANALFFLMLAQATAISSLRQGFSGLQGMTRSRRRAKASWIDRLSQTLCAPLPRITRGMLLKDLRLFRRDPVQWGQFAIFFSLLTLYFINIRRFQRGDYIDQWTPLLGFVNVAVVGLILSTFTTRFIYPLVSLEGRRIWVLGTLPIDRGAVLWGKFLLSCLGSLPACSALILLSDYMLGILFESPLQAAIHQLLCWTLCCGLSGLAVGLGARFPDLGEPSPSKIAAGFGGTLNLVLSAALIILVIMLAAIPFESWAVVGQHGMQSHTHELPGYGLGTGWAACLGIALAVLLGVLATVLPMRVGLKAFRRMEY, encoded by the coding sequence ATGGCAACTGCGGATCCGCAACTGACTCCCATGGCCGACGAGGCCCGCGCCTTCTGGCGGATTCGACGACAAGCTCTGGCTGCCGTGGTCCGTCAGGGGATGCAGACCGCGCGCTTGCGAATTGTTGTGTTCCTGCTGGTCAGCGCCGTGTTCTGGGTGGGTCTTTATATCCTGTTCTTTGAGGGCTTCCATTTCCTGGTGACGGAACTGGGCCACGAAGGCGCGCGGGCCCAGGCGGTCAGCGGCGTCTTTAATGTGTTCTTTCTGGCGCTGCTGGTGATGTTGACTTTTTCGTCGGGCATCATTCTTTACAGCACGCTTTATCGCAGCGAGGAAGTGGCGTTCTTATTGACCACGCCTGCGCGGCCGGAGCGGATCCTGTTGCATAAACTGCAGGAGGCGATCCTGTTCAGCAGCTGGGGTTTTCTGTTGCTGGGCACGCCTTTGTTGATCGCCTACGGCACGGCCTCGGGAGCGCCCTGGTACTACCATGTGATGCTGCTCCCGTTCATGATTTCTTTTGTGATCATTCCCACCAGCCTGGGCGCGATTGGCTGCATGCTGCTGGTGCGGCTCATGCCGGCCGCCCGTATGCACGCCATGCTGGCGGTCGGCCTGACGCTGATCGTGCTGGGGGCGGGCGGCGTGTACTGGATGGCCGGCGCCTTCCAGCAAGGCGTCATGACGCCCGAATGGTTCCAGGAGATGATCCACCGTTTGCGTTATGCAGAACAACGGATGCTGCCCAGCTGGTGGCTCAGCTCCGGCTTGCTGGAAGCCGCCTCCAATCATTGGCCCGACTCGTTCTTCGACAGCCTGAAGTTCCTCGGCGTGCTGCTGGCCAACGCCCTGTTTTTCCTGATGCTGGCCCAGGCCACGGCGATATCGTCCTTGCGCCAGGGATTCAGCGGCCTGCAGGGAATGACGCGTTCCCGCCGCCGCGCCAAGGCGAGCTGGATCGATCGCCTTAGTCAGACGTTGTGCGCCCCGTTGCCGCGGATTACCCGCGGGATGCTGCTGAAGGACCTGCGTCTGTTCCGCCGGGACCCGGTGCAGTGGGGACAGTTTGCGATCTTTTTCAGCCTGCTCACCCTGTACTTCATCAATATCCGGCGGTTCCAGCGGGGCGACTATATTGACCAGTGGACGCCCCTTTTGGGCTTCGTCAATGTGGCGGTTGTCGGGCTGATTTTGTCGACGTTCACCACCCGATTCATTTACCCGTTGGTCAGCCTGGAAGGACGCCGGATCTGGGTGCTGGGAACGCTGCCGATCGACCGCGGGGCGGTGCTCTGGGGGAAGTTCCTGCTCTCCTGCCTGGGCTCGCTGCCGGCCTGTTCGGCGTTGATTCTGCTGAGCGATTACATGCTGGGGATTCTCTTTGAATCGCCCCTGCAGGCCGCCATCCATCAGCTGCTGTGCTGGACGCTGTGCTGCGGTCTTTCCGGACTGGCCGTGGGGCTGGGGGCCCGCTTTCCCGACCTGGGCGAGCCGTCTCCGTCGAAGATCGCCGCCGGCTTTGGCGGCACGCTGAACCTGGTGCTGAGCGCCGCCCTGATTATCCTGGTGATCATGCTGGCGGCCATCCCCTTCGAGTCCTGGGCCGTCGTCGGCCAGCATGGTATGCAGTCGCATACGCACGAGTTGCCTGGCTATGGTCTGGGAACCGGGTGGGCCGCCTGCCTGGGCATCGCCCTGGCGGTGCTGCTCGGGGTGCTGGCGACCGTACTCCCCATGCGTGTCGGCCTGAAAGCATTCCGCCGGATGGAATACTAA
- a CDS encoding 4Fe-4S binding protein, translating to MFVLVVNGPGSGQRWRKTLPSQGAVRLGRAPAAGWDVEWDMRISREHADLRVEGQSLVVRLVDDARNDATFRGVKTRCFTMAPGEEFRLGKTRFRFARADESECDKPVKLSGQSPPEPSPLAPRSTPAELAQLKEKMASLRQVVQGGKAAVSGPASPAQELVDQLQARLDQLRQQMANPPASAASPADAGSRPSDPPPPHKVPSLEEEGPSIPEEEIPADERESVVDLVEFVPDPKADGPSSDSPWNAAEIEAAGLEDSWAADGLLDDADFHDPPGPPRPRDITDRLDVSQLHDRILEVDQQIREVGVDNVSDSKKLTESQQAYIELLLERLASEQVASSEDVLAIRENRDLMQQIAAAQDELAEQAIAKMRQSDSSLEAVDLVALQVKYEAARAKRSEDLTGSEQDVLSRMAAQGRSLTDLADEAQAAGVAAVEARISAQSRSQVWGRLPASVQQLIRRIAGGKQPTEDDKLQLLSALNGLIRDPRLLASALKELLQSSAIATPLRDFPQATRDEVDDWSDLQLQAGRRLAFSQLYPSLATPSQALRPTVVRYLSRGDLLGFVADADGLCWNAVYVAYDYPPGRIRPAAVELARLEWSVIEPLLRRNSSLANKAAALTALVPMTPRSHTPPPDADRLRSLPDYRRLGLHQGLQTMLLDREVCGDCNACVQACIDTHDDGFSRLALTGPTIEKRLVPTTCRQCVDPTCLVGCPVQAISREERGQITIHDWCIGCGLCAEQCPFEAIQIHDVGLIPARSDAWRLAPDLNTGDRWTRPGFDDSAWRQGALPLAWDAAAQTSLAPGEETSLALCCRREFSLERLQRGREASYLLSLSTTAPSAQVWINGVRLSPWTSPEPSASDPEKTLYRVASSAIGAKASNLLAVRLASGAALDSRLLEVRLDVLPADARSGQGELFVLAASQRTAAKRPVVCDLCAQLPDQDPACVTACPHAGAFRFDGRC from the coding sequence TTGTTTGTACTTGTTGTTAATGGACCCGGATCAGGCCAACGCTGGCGGAAAACTCTGCCATCCCAGGGAGCGGTGCGTCTGGGCCGCGCGCCGGCGGCGGGCTGGGATGTCGAATGGGATATGCGCATCTCGCGGGAGCATGCCGATCTGCGGGTGGAAGGCCAGTCCCTGGTCGTGCGACTGGTCGACGACGCGCGGAACGATGCGACCTTCCGCGGCGTCAAAACTCGCTGCTTTACGATGGCGCCGGGTGAGGAGTTTCGGCTGGGAAAAACTCGCTTTCGCTTTGCCCGGGCCGACGAGTCGGAATGTGACAAGCCGGTCAAACTGAGCGGGCAGTCGCCGCCGGAACCTTCGCCGCTGGCGCCGCGCAGTACGCCGGCGGAACTGGCCCAGCTCAAAGAGAAAATGGCCAGCCTGCGGCAAGTCGTGCAGGGCGGCAAAGCGGCGGTCTCCGGTCCGGCCTCGCCGGCGCAGGAACTGGTGGACCAGCTGCAGGCCCGGCTCGATCAGCTGCGTCAGCAAATGGCGAATCCCCCTGCCTCCGCCGCCTCGCCGGCCGACGCCGGCTCGAGGCCTTCTGACCCACCGCCACCGCACAAAGTTCCGTCGCTGGAGGAAGAAGGCCCTTCGATCCCCGAGGAGGAAATCCCGGCCGATGAGCGGGAATCGGTAGTCGACCTGGTCGAGTTCGTGCCAGATCCCAAAGCCGACGGGCCCTCCAGCGATTCGCCCTGGAACGCGGCGGAAATCGAAGCGGCCGGACTCGAGGATTCCTGGGCGGCCGACGGATTGCTAGACGACGCCGACTTCCACGATCCGCCTGGCCCGCCGCGGCCGCGCGACATTACTGATCGGCTTGATGTCTCCCAGTTGCACGATCGCATCCTCGAAGTTGACCAGCAGATTCGCGAGGTCGGCGTCGACAATGTTTCTGACTCGAAGAAACTAACCGAATCGCAGCAAGCGTATATCGAGCTGCTGCTGGAGCGTCTGGCCAGCGAACAGGTCGCCTCCAGCGAAGACGTTCTGGCCATTCGAGAAAACCGCGACCTGATGCAGCAGATCGCCGCCGCCCAGGACGAACTGGCTGAACAGGCGATCGCCAAAATGCGGCAAAGCGACTCCTCGCTGGAGGCCGTCGATCTGGTCGCCCTGCAGGTGAAATACGAAGCGGCCCGCGCCAAACGTTCGGAGGATCTGACCGGATCCGAACAGGACGTTCTGTCGCGCATGGCTGCCCAGGGTCGCTCGCTGACCGACCTCGCCGACGAAGCCCAGGCTGCCGGCGTAGCGGCCGTGGAAGCCCGGATCTCGGCCCAGTCGCGGTCCCAGGTCTGGGGGCGATTGCCGGCTTCCGTGCAGCAACTGATCCGCCGCATCGCTGGCGGAAAGCAGCCAACCGAAGACGACAAGCTGCAGCTGCTGTCAGCTCTCAACGGACTGATCCGCGACCCGCGTTTGCTGGCGTCGGCTTTGAAAGAACTGCTGCAGTCATCGGCGATTGCGACGCCGCTTCGCGACTTTCCCCAGGCCACACGCGATGAAGTAGACGACTGGTCCGACCTGCAGCTCCAGGCGGGCCGACGTCTGGCGTTTTCGCAACTGTACCCTTCGCTCGCCACCCCTTCGCAGGCTCTCCGCCCCACGGTGGTGCGTTACCTGTCGCGGGGCGACCTGCTGGGTTTTGTCGCCGATGCCGACGGGCTGTGCTGGAACGCCGTGTATGTCGCATACGACTATCCGCCGGGACGTATCCGTCCGGCAGCGGTCGAATTGGCGCGGCTGGAGTGGAGCGTGATCGAACCGCTGCTGCGGCGCAACAGTTCGCTCGCCAACAAAGCGGCCGCGTTAACCGCCCTGGTTCCGATGACGCCACGTTCGCACACTCCACCGCCGGATGCGGACCGGCTCCGCAGCCTGCCCGACTACCGTCGCCTGGGCCTGCACCAGGGCCTGCAGACGATGCTCCTCGACAGGGAGGTGTGCGGCGATTGCAACGCGTGCGTGCAAGCTTGTATCGACACGCACGACGACGGCTTTAGCCGGCTGGCTTTGACCGGTCCCACGATCGAGAAGCGCCTTGTGCCGACAACCTGCCGCCAGTGCGTGGACCCGACTTGCCTGGTTGGTTGTCCCGTCCAGGCGATCAGCCGGGAAGAGCGGGGGCAGATCACCATTCACGACTGGTGCATTGGTTGTGGTTTGTGCGCCGAGCAGTGTCCGTTTGAGGCGATCCAGATCCACGACGTCGGCCTGATTCCGGCCCGGTCCGACGCCTGGCGCCTGGCGCCCGATTTGAACACCGGCGACCGCTGGACCCGGCCCGGCTTTGACGATTCCGCCTGGCGGCAGGGAGCTCTGCCGCTGGCGTGGGACGCTGCTGCGCAAACCAGCCTGGCGCCGGGGGAGGAAACCAGTCTGGCCCTGTGCTGCCGGCGGGAGTTTTCGCTGGAGCGTTTGCAGCGCGGTCGCGAGGCCAGCTACCTGCTGTCGCTGTCGACCACGGCGCCTTCCGCCCAGGTGTGGATCAACGGCGTTCGCCTGTCGCCCTGGACGTCGCCGGAGCCATCTGCCTCGGACCCGGAAAAAACGTTGTATCGGGTCGCTTCTTCGGCGATCGGCGCCAAGGCCTCGAATCTGCTGGCGGTGCGACTGGCGTCTGGCGCCGCTTTGGATTCCCGTCTGCTGGAGGTGCGTCTGGACGTGTTGCCGGCTGACGCCCGATCGGGGCAGGGAGAGCTGTTTGTGCTGGCCGCTTCCCAGCGCACGGCGGCCAAACGTCCCGTCGTTTGCGACCTTTGCGCGCAGTTGCCCGACCAGGACCCGGCCTGCGTTACGGCTTGCCCGCATGCCGGGGCGTTTCGTTTTGACGGACGCTGCTGA
- a CDS encoding WD40/YVTN/BNR-like repeat-containing protein: MSDRLHVGTRKGLFTLERQGQKWSIGRVSFLGEPVSMLLCDPRDGALYVTLTLGHFGVKVHRSDDQGESWTEIPAPVYPPGSMMGKNPFAAEDDPNAQPKPASLAEIWSLESAGPDQPDALWAGTIPGGLFRSEDRGQSWSLVSTLWDRPERLHWFGGGKDQPGIHSICVDPRDSKHVSLGVSCGGVWVTYDNGQTWACQATGMRAGYMPPERAEDPNIQDVHRLTHCPAAPDVFWAQNHDAVFRSTNGSQSWTNVPNVDPSVFGFAVVVHPHDPDTAWFVPAVKDETRVPVDGKMVVARTRDGGESFEVLRRGLPQENAYDLVYRHALDIDGQGDQLAMGSTTGSFWTTANGGDDWSLVSAHLPPVYVVRFAPSR; this comes from the coding sequence GTGAGTGATCGATTACATGTGGGGACGCGGAAAGGTTTGTTCACGCTGGAACGGCAGGGACAGAAGTGGAGCATCGGCCGTGTCAGTTTCCTGGGCGAGCCGGTTTCCATGTTGCTGTGCGACCCGCGCGACGGCGCCCTGTACGTCACGCTGACGCTGGGGCACTTCGGGGTGAAAGTGCATCGCTCCGACGACCAGGGGGAAAGCTGGACGGAGATCCCGGCGCCTGTTTATCCGCCGGGCAGCATGATGGGCAAAAATCCGTTCGCCGCCGAGGACGACCCGAACGCCCAGCCCAAACCAGCCTCGCTGGCGGAAATCTGGAGCCTGGAATCGGCCGGCCCCGACCAGCCTGACGCCCTCTGGGCCGGCACGATCCCCGGCGGTCTGTTCCGTTCCGAAGACCGCGGGCAAAGCTGGAGCCTGGTCTCCACATTATGGGATCGTCCCGAGCGGCTGCACTGGTTTGGCGGTGGGAAAGACCAGCCCGGCATTCATTCCATCTGTGTCGATCCCCGCGACAGCAAGCATGTTTCGCTGGGCGTTTCCTGCGGCGGCGTCTGGGTGACGTACGACAACGGCCAGACCTGGGCTTGCCAGGCGACCGGCATGCGGGCCGGCTACATGCCGCCGGAACGGGCCGAAGATCCAAACATCCAGGACGTGCATCGCCTCACCCATTGTCCGGCAGCGCCCGATGTATTCTGGGCGCAGAACCATGACGCCGTTTTCCGCTCGACCAATGGCAGCCAGTCCTGGACGAACGTGCCAAATGTCGACCCTTCAGTCTTTGGGTTCGCCGTGGTCGTGCATCCCCACGACCCCGACACGGCCTGGTTTGTGCCGGCCGTCAAAGATGAAACGCGCGTGCCGGTCGACGGCAAGATGGTCGTCGCCCGCACCCGCGACGGGGGCGAATCGTTCGAGGTGCTGCGCCGCGGCCTGCCTCAGGAAAACGCTTACGACCTGGTCTATCGCCACGCGCTGGATATCGATGGCCAGGGCGACCAGCTGGCGATGGGCTCCACCACCGGCTCGTTCTGGACGACCGCCAACGGCGGCGACGACTGGTCGCTCGTCTCGGCCCATCTGCCGCCTGTGTACGTCGTGCGGTTCGCCCCCAGCCGCTAG
- the hemP gene encoding hemin uptake protein HemP: protein MTDTPADNLEPERFPAPAPVDPPARPSWSSDELLGTADEVLIQHGEEFYRLRRTRRGKLILYK, encoded by the coding sequence ATGACCGATACGCCAGCCGACAATTTGGAACCGGAACGATTCCCGGCGCCTGCTCCGGTGGACCCTCCTGCCCGGCCGTCCTGGAGTTCCGACGAGTTGCTGGGAACGGCCGACGAAGTGCTGATCCAGCACGGCGAGGAGTTCTACCGCTTGCGACGAACGCGACGCGGCAAGCTTATTCTTTATAAATAA
- a CDS encoding aldehyde dehydrogenase family protein produces MLNIPVMRWGEPYESLEIDEVLHFATGEPIAKVSQANGGIIQRDMRKAQQARDTLRQFKISELIAMIAKAADLYENGTLPLGDGVQSPDDFVHQQSASTGLPEHMCRSNMGKNSFVLKNMDRILDCLTRGLDLDILTKGYGMESRGVMLSYQAQAPVLGAVLPSNSPGVHTLWLPVIPLQLGLVLKPGPQEPWTPYRMISAFIEAGIPRNVFSLYPGGPEAGAAVLSSCDRAMIFGGTATVEQYKGNHKVQAHGPGFSKILLGDDVVDDWEKYIDLMAESIYINSGRGCINCSGVWASRHTQEIAQALAEKLGPIEAKPPQDEEAGLAAFTISGMGKAVWNMIETDLKESGVTDMTSQYGDRLVEQERCSYLRPTIVHCKRPENAIAKKEYMYPFSTVVECPQDQMLSKIGPTLVCTAITDNQKWAQELSDATHIDRLNIGPIPTTRLNWLQPHEGSIIDFLFRSRAYQVPE; encoded by the coding sequence GTGCTTAATATTCCTGTGATGCGTTGGGGCGAACCGTACGAATCGCTCGAGATCGACGAAGTTCTGCACTTCGCCACCGGCGAACCGATCGCCAAAGTCAGCCAGGCCAATGGCGGCATTATCCAACGCGATATGCGTAAAGCCCAGCAGGCGCGTGATACGCTCCGCCAGTTCAAGATCAGCGAACTCATCGCCATGATCGCCAAGGCGGCCGACCTGTACGAAAACGGCACCCTGCCGCTGGGCGACGGCGTGCAGTCGCCCGACGACTTTGTGCACCAGCAGTCGGCCAGCACCGGTCTGCCGGAACACATGTGCCGCTCCAACATGGGGAAGAACTCGTTCGTGTTGAAAAACATGGACCGGATCCTCGACTGCCTGACCCGCGGCCTGGATCTCGATATCCTGACCAAAGGCTACGGCATGGAAAGCCGCGGCGTCATGCTCAGCTATCAGGCGCAAGCGCCCGTGCTGGGGGCCGTGCTGCCTTCCAATTCGCCCGGCGTGCACACGCTCTGGCTGCCCGTCATTCCGCTGCAGTTGGGTCTGGTGCTCAAGCCCGGCCCGCAGGAACCGTGGACGCCTTACCGCATGATCTCGGCCTTTATTGAAGCCGGCATCCCGCGGAATGTGTTCTCGCTGTATCCAGGCGGCCCGGAAGCGGGAGCGGCCGTGCTCAGCTCGTGCGATCGCGCCATGATCTTCGGCGGCACCGCCACCGTGGAACAGTACAAGGGGAACCACAAGGTCCAGGCCCACGGCCCGGGCTTCTCCAAGATCCTGCTTGGCGACGACGTGGTCGACGACTGGGAAAAGTACATCGACCTGATGGCCGAGAGTATCTACATCAACAGCGGTCGCGGTTGCATCAACTGCTCCGGCGTGTGGGCCTCCCGTCATACGCAGGAAATCGCCCAGGCTCTGGCCGAAAAGCTGGGCCCGATCGAAGCCAAACCCCCGCAGGACGAAGAAGCCGGCCTGGCCGCCTTTACGATTTCCGGCATGGGCAAAGCGGTCTGGAACATGATCGAAACCGATCTCAAAGAGAGCGGCGTCACCGACATGACCTCCCAGTACGGCGACCGCCTGGTCGAGCAGGAACGCTGCTCGTATCTGCGGCCGACGATCGTCCATTGCAAGCGTCCGGAAAACGCGATCGCCAAGAAGGAATACATGTATCCCTTCTCGACCGTCGTCGAATGCCCGCAGGATCAGATGCTGTCCAAAATTGGACCGACGCTGGTTTGCACGGCCATTACGGATAACCAGAAGTGGGCGCAGGAACTGTCCGACGCCACCCACATTGATCGCCTGAACATCGGCCCCATCCCGACGACCAGGCTCAACTGGCTGCAGCCGCACGAAGGAAGCATTATCGACTTCCTGTTCCGCTCTCGTGCGTACCAGGTGCCCGAATAG
- a CDS encoding peptide chain release factor family protein → MPPLHPAKLAIDTLLADCEVRRTRGSGPGGQHRNKVETAIVITHRPTGVRGEATERRSQEQNRQQAIHRLRIHLALQVRSEEAAETPSSLWQSRRQGERMNVSATHQDFPALLAESLDVLSRQQQQVPPAAAWLGVSSSQLIRLLKQEPHALKQVNEERFRLGLHALK, encoded by the coding sequence ATGCCCCCATTGCACCCTGCGAAGTTAGCGATCGATACGCTTCTGGCGGATTGCGAAGTCCGTCGCACCCGCGGATCCGGCCCCGGAGGCCAGCATCGCAACAAGGTCGAAACGGCGATCGTCATTACCCATCGACCGACGGGAGTCCGGGGCGAAGCCACCGAACGCCGCAGCCAGGAACAAAATCGCCAGCAAGCCATCCACCGCCTGCGGATCCACCTGGCCTTACAGGTGCGCTCGGAAGAAGCGGCCGAAACCCCCAGTTCCCTGTGGCAAAGCCGCCGCCAGGGAGAACGGATGAACGTGAGCGCAACCCACCAGGACTTCCCCGCCCTGCTGGCCGAATCTCTGGACGTTCTCTCCCGGCAGCAACAGCAGGTCCCGCCAGCCGCCGCCTGGCTGGGCGTTTCTTCCAGCCAGCTGATCAGGTTGCTCAAACAGGAGCCGCACGCCCTGAAACAGGTGAACGAAGAACGCTTTCGCCTGGGACTTCACGCCCTGAAGTAA